The Brassica napus cultivar Da-Ae chromosome C1, Da-Ae, whole genome shotgun sequence DNA segment TCTTAAGGTGATCACACACAAACTCGATATCAACTAGAGTATCTCACACACAAGATTAATAAGAACTCAACTCTTATTGCTTTAGTAAAATCTCTCAAATCTAAAGCTCACAACACTTCTATATTATATCACATATTGGTATCTCCTTATATACTACTTAATTAAACCTAATCCCAATAGTAGTATCTAGTTTCCATATTTCCTATATCCTTTTCTCATAAGAAATAGATAACTTGCATATCAAGTTATTCCATGCTTATCCAACATCGTTATCATAGTTTTCTTTGAGAGTGAACTCAGCTGAATCGAACCACTAAGCCAGAGCATAGAGCCATGCCGGATTGGGGAGCGCCATGGAATTGTTGAGCTCTTCAGCCAATCAGTCGGGCGATGAAATCTCTTCTGGTTCTTCACAGGTGAAATTCTCCTTAGCATCCATCTAGAAcccaagaaaacacaaaaatataatcAGTCTGATTCATGGAAGCACAATCTCTCATGACCATGACACAAGAAATCTATGCATTATGTTTGTTTAATAAACTATGTGTTTGGCCTAGCACATGGGGgcataaatattaaaagatattttctgtttttgaatttttagttttttattaaaagatatttttctgATAACAacacagtatatatatatatgaattatatttatGACACAAGAAATCTATGCATTATGTTTGTTTAATAAACTGTGTGTTTGGCCTAGCGCATGGGGGCATAagtattaaaagatattttctgctttttaatttttagtttttttactaaaagatatttttctgataacaacacattatatatatacatatatatatatatgcattatatttttattttaaaatatatattttttagattttggataattttaattgttattaattttaataacttatccaatcaaatagattttaaattcgtttttagttttttggctaatttatgtattttattcattaagggtataaatgatattaaccactctaaatTTTAACCTGAGAGCGTGGATAAGAAAAATCACttcaaaataatagtatagcttttaaaaaaaagaagtttattcgtttaaactttcaaaattttaatatctagTTATAGATGATAAAGCCAATTGAAATGAAGATTAGGAAAGCTGAATAGTCGAACTCTATAAATTGAGTAACAATAGAAAGCATATGTATTTTATTGATTTCATTAATAATGTGTGGCTAGGATAAGATCTGCGCagtttatttgtttatattatcgataatttttattatatatttgatcattttatttatacatatacaatatttttattgttattatataatttctttctgaTGGACTAGATCAATTTTGATCAAAAATTGtggaactaaactataattaatatatcatgggttgatcaaattggaaattaaacaaattataacacaaaaactttatttatttccaccaaacacattcttgaaaaaaaatgaaaagtaatgtttccacagttgaattattttgatttttatatttcatatggttttgaaaggtttcagatcaaccatcaaattgatacatgtcattttaatgtttttattcgTATGCTTaaagaaaacttacattttgtaatttaaagtcgttttaaaaaatttaaaatataacatataagaaaaaatctaacatataagaaaaatataacatataaggtttcctcatttttgtaatttcaagtcgtttaaaaaaaaatataacatataaagtacTTTGTAATTTCAAGTCAtttaagaaaattcaaaatattgttttttttttataatataaaattaaacaaaaatgaagaagtatgcaaaaattgttatcaaatatttattattaatagtcATTAAttgcatatatatgttaatcatagtAGGTAAttatgtagcttttatttaaggaaataatacacgttttttatatttttttgttaatataatatttcctaGTAATTGGATTTAgaccaacatttttttcaattgattcttaagaTGTCACTTAAGATGTGACGTAAGCTAAATTATCATCATAATTAAGTGACACAGTAGGgtctctttttaatttgtttaaacttaaggttacaattttttaaatgatcttCGATTAATATACAGGAGATTCCCTAGTTTCGTAATCTAAGACCAGTCTAAAAATTGCTAAATCTACCTTTTATTTCCAGCGCTCTAGTCGCTAGAGTAGATAGACGCCTACTTAAAGCCTAAAAGCTCTCTTAAATGTCTTATGCACAAGAATTACGAACTTGTGTGTATTTTTAGTGCTTTAGCCCTCCGCATATTTTCTGTAAGTTGGTGAAAATTTGGCTACAAATTGTGTGTATATTACGCTAGAAAGGTTGCATATGTTGACTAACATTCTTATTACACACAACCAAGGTGAAACACAAACGCAAACAAAAACAGTTGTGGTGTATACCAACTAGAAGTTGACATCaaaacaattcaaatattcaattaaaaaaatttagtggtGTGGAGTGAGGGAAGGAAAAGTTGGAATTGAAGACAGTAAGAGCTTCCTTCCACCGTTTCTTCTCCAATGAGTCGTCTCTGTTGAATCCATATGTGGCAGAGAAACCCTTTTGCTGTTTGGAGATAAGGCATTGATGTTGGTTACTGGAGAGTGGATAAAATTCTCAATATCCTCTGCTCTTTCCTCTGCAATTGTCTCAATCCTTGAATGAGACATCAAACCCATGTCCTGTTTTCTGAAAGATTGGCTATTGTACAAGGAAGCTCCATGAAGATGTTGCTGAGACTGTTGAGAAGGCAGCATGTTGTTGGATGAGATTGGAAGTTGAGCCAATGGTTGTCTGAACAAGAAACAAAGGTTAATAGAAGAGCCAAGATCATGAGGAGCTTTCTTAATTGGTTTTCTTACCTTAATGGCATTGGTGTTGAAGGTGGAAGTGGTATTGTTGTTCCGCTTTTGCCagatgtttcattttcttgatcTTGTTCTGTATCCATACCAGCAAATGAAGACCCTGCAGATATTGTGCAAGTTGTATTCATGTCAAATTAAAAGACCAAGTAATTTGacttgagatatatatatagagaattatGAGAAAGATGGCATAGAAACACTAACCATCTTTTCTGCCAAATGCATTCTTACATCCTTCACATCTACAATTAATGGAACAGCCAACTCCACTCTATATGAACATCAGAGAGACAAGTATATAAGAATCTTACACAGATATGTAGGCGTGTTCAATCCGGATTTCCCTCCTGtttaggttcggttttttcggtttatAAAAATTAGCCGCCATATTGTAGCCATATCTAATATAATTTCATGAAGATTAAAGATGATGTAAGAAAAAAAGTACCTGATAACATTCACAATACTTCTTCAGACAGTTTGATTTCTTGCAGTTACAACCTCTTTTGTGTCGCGCCGAGGCCGGAGTTTTACTTGCATCTTCTCCAACTTCAATTGTAGAATCAGAGTTTCTGATGACTTTAGGAGCAAATGCAAGGGGATTTCTAGATTCAATCTGTTTGCGAGTAGCCAAAACAGTGTCTTCATGGATAGGTTTGTTGAAGCAATCTATGCATGAACATGGCTCTATGCAATAAACTCCAGCAGCAAAGCATTCACAGTAACTGCAGCAGAGAAAACATTCAAAAGAGAGTCAACCAAAAAAAGAATGATTTAAGCAAATCCAAAAAGATCTAAAGAGGATTTATAGCTTACAGCTTCAAACACTTTGATTTTTTGCAGTTGCACCGTTTACATGATGACTCTCCTTCTCCTGCTTGCTCAGACTTGCGCCTGCACATTCTAATGCACATAGATTGTTAAGAAAATGATATGATTTTGACTTGTGGCAAGTCTCTCAGGAAACAACTTGCCTTTTCTTCTTGGGGCTGCTTTGGTTCACTTCTACCAAAGCTAAAGACAGTGGAGCCTCTTCTACACCTGCAGCTTCTCTTATCTCATTGTCTCTGCCAATGTCATCGGAGGGAAGAACAGGAGTCGTAGAGCTTTGTAACCCGACTTTAACGTTTCCGGTAAATGAGTACTCTTTACTAACATTGTTGTTGTCCTTAGAAGACATTGCAATGGCGTTAAGATGGAGACCAATGCTAGGCACTACACATCTCGGTGTTTGATTATTGTTCCGCGGCATCTCAAAGTCCAGACAGCGTCTTCTCACTCCACGATGCAAGATCGAAAGAGCCTGTCACACACACACATAGAGAATAATCTCAGAGACAAAAGATTAATCAAGAACTAAAGATAATAGTTTCAAAAGCTTTTTACTCACATCAGAGGACTCAGGTTCATTGCTTTGGGAAACAGGCGCTACTAAGGCAGGCTTTGAACCGCCGTCACATAAACGAGTTTTGGAGTCTGATGATCTTTGCAAGAAGCATCTGAAAGCCTCTGAATCATTAGGTGAGCCGTAAATCAACATGTCGGAAGAATCGGAGATGAGAGTTTCCCAATCTGGAGTATCACTCTTCCGCTTGACGTTGTCGTCGCACATCTTCTGCAGATCCGTTTCACCATATTCACAAGCACCATCAT contains these protein-coding regions:
- the LOC106347028 gene encoding protein tesmin/TSO1-like CXC 3, giving the protein MDTPQKTVTQIETPVSKLKVENSPVFNYINSLSPITTVKSISNAQTFSSLSFTSPPPVFTTPHVASHKGSRFRSHSNSSDPSNKVVEEALLEKEPPQILNNECLTTTPRVTNDGACEYGETDLQKMCDDNVKRKSDTPDWETLISDSSDMLIYGSPNDSEAFRCFLQRSSDSKTRLCDGGSKPALVAPVSQSNEPESSDALSILHRGVRRRCLDFEMPRNNNQTPRCVVPSIGLHLNAIAMSSKDNNNVSKEYSFTGNVKVGLQSSTTPVLPSDDIGRDNEIREAAGVEEAPLSLALVEVNQSSPKKKRRKSEQAGEGESSCKRCNCKKSKCLKLYCECFAAGVYCIEPCSCIDCFNKPIHEDTVLATRKQIESRNPLAFAPKVIRNSDSTIEVGEDASKTPASARHKRGCNCKKSNCLKKYCECYQSGVGCSINCRCEGCKNAFGRKDGSSFAGMDTEQDQENETSGKSGTTIPLPPSTPMPLRQPLAQLPISSNNMLPSQQSQQHLHGASLYNSQSFRKQDMGLMSHSRIETIAEERAEDIENFIHSPVTNINALSPNSKRVSLPHMDSTETTHWRRNGGRKLLLSSIPTFPSLTPHH